In Citrus sinensis cultivar Valencia sweet orange chromosome 4, DVS_A1.0, whole genome shotgun sequence, one DNA window encodes the following:
- the LOC102628850 gene encoding polyamine oxidase 1 isoform X2 yields MDSTSRSSVIIIGAGVSGISAGKILAENGIEDILILEASDRIGGRVRNEKFGGVSVELGAGWIAGVGGKESNPVWELASKSGLRTCFSDYTNARYNIYDRSGKIIPSGVAADSYKKAVESAIANLKNLEATNSNIGEVIKAATELPSSPKTPLELAIDFILHDFEMAEVEPISTYVDFGEREFLVADERGYAHLLYKMAEEFLSTSDGKILDNRLKLNKVVRELQHSRNGVTVKTEDGCVYEANYVILSASIGVLQSDLISFKPPLPKWKTEAIEKCDVMVYTKIFLKFPCKFWPCSPEKEFFIYAHERRGYYTFWQHMENAYPGSNILVVTLTNGESKRVEAQPDEETLKEAMEVLQDMFGPDIPNATDILVPRWWNNRFQRGSYSNYPIISDNQLVNSIRAPVGGIFFTGEHTSERFNGYVHGGYLAGIDTGKAVVEKIRKDNERNNSETQNFLLEPLLALTLTQTEAMSSLHKCDIPKQLYLSGKLGIPEAIL; encoded by the exons ATGGACTCAACTTCTCGCTCATCCGTCATCATCATCGGCGCCGGTGTCTCCG GAATTTCGGCTGGGAAGATTTTGGCGGAGAATGGAATAGAAGACATACTGATATTGGAAGCGTCGGATAGAATAGGCGGGAGAGTCCGTAACGAGAAATTCGGAGGCGTGTCGGTGGAGCTCGGTGCCGGTTGGATCGCCGGCGTTGGTGGCAAAGAGTCCAATCCGGTCTGGGAACTCGCCTCCAAATCCGGCCTCCGAACCTGCTTCTCCGACTATACCAATGCTCGTTATAATATCTATGATCGCag TGGGAAGATTATTCCGAGCGGAGTAGCGGCGGATTCGTACAAGAAGGCGGTGGAATCGGCGATTGCCAATCTTAAGAATTTAGAAGCTACTAACAGTAATATCGGTGAAGTTATTAAAGCTGCCACGGAACTGCCATC TTCGCCAAAGACACCCTTAGAGCTCGCTATTGACTTCATACTTCATGATTTTGAGATGGCAG AAGTTGAGCCAATATCGACGTATGTAGATTTTGGGGAGAGGGAGTTTTTGGTAGCCGATGAGAGAGGGTATGCTCATTTACTTTACAAAATGGCTGAAGAGTTTCTTTCTACTTCTGATGGCAAAATCTTGGATAATCGTCTCAAGCTCAACAAG GTTGTGAGGGAATTACAGCACTCGAGAAACGGCGTAACAGTGAAAACAGAGGATGGTTGCGTTTACGAAGCTAATTACGTGATTTTGTCAGCTAGCATTGGCGTTCTTCAAAGTGACCTCATTTCCTTCAAGCCCCCCTTGCCC aAATGGAAAACGGAAGCCATAGAGAAGTGTGATGTTATGGTGTACACAAAGATTTTTCTCAAGTTCCCGTGTAAGTTCTGGCCTTGTAGCcctgaaaaagaatttttcatcTATGCCCACGAGCGAAGAGGCTACTACACGTTTTGGCAG CACATGGAGAATGCGTACCCCGGTTCAAATATCCTAGTTGTGACGTTGACTAACGGCGAATCAAAACGTGTCGAGGCACAACCTGATGAAGAGACATTAAAAGAAGCTATGGAGGTTCTTCAGGACATGTTTGGGCCCGATATACCTAATGCCACTGATATTCTTGTGCCCCGTTGGTGGAACAATAGGTTCCAACGCGGCAGCTACAGCAATTACCCCATCATCTCTGATAATCAACTTGTTAATAGTATTAGG GCTCCCGTGGGAGGAATTTTCTTTACTGGTGAACATACAAGTGAAAGATTCAATGGTTACGTTCACGGTGGATATCTTGCAG GTATAGACACGGGAAAAGCTGtagttgaaaaaataaggaaggacaatgaaagaaataatagcGAGACTCAGAACTTTTTGTTGGAGCCATTGTTAGCATTGACTTTGACACAGACAGAAGCGATGTCAAGTCTTCATAAATGTGATATTCCTAAACAGTTATATCTTAGTGGCAAGCTTGGAATTCCAGAAGCAATATTATGA
- the LOC102628553 gene encoding alpha-N-acetylglucosaminidase isoform X1 produces MSSLNLLFFVLIFTALPHPFVSKLEGIDVLLDRLDSKRVNSSVQESAAKAVLQRLLPTHVNSFHFKIVSKDVCGGSSCFLIDNYKRTSQNEPEITIKGTTAVEITSGLHWYIKYWCGAHVSWEKTGGFQIASVPKPGSLPHVTDGGVKIQRPVPWNYYQNVVTSSYSYVWWEWERWEKEIDWMALQGINLPLAFNGQEAIWQKVFMNFNVTMEDLNDFFSGPAFLAWARMGNLHGWGGPLAQNWLNQQLVLQKKIVSRMLELGMTPVLPSFAGNVPAALKKIFPSANITRLGDWNTVDRNPRWCCTYLLDPTDPLFVEIGEAFIKQQIAEYGDVTDIYNCDTFNENTPPTNDTNYISSLGAAVYKAMSEGDKDAVWLMQGWLFYSDSAFWKPPQMKALLHSVPLGKMIVLDLFAEVKPIWRTSSQFYGAPYVWCMLHNFGGNIEIYGILDSIASGPVDARVSENSTMVGVGMCMEGIEQNPVVYELMSEMAFRNEKVQVLEWLKTYAHRRYGKAVPEVEATWEILYHTVYNCTDGIADHNTDFIVKFPDWDPSLHSGSAISKRDQMHALHVLPGPRRFLSEENSDMPQAHLWYSNQELIKGLKLFLNAGNALAGSATYRYDLVDITRQALSKLANQVYMDAVIAFQHKDASAFNIHSQKFLQLIKDIDELLASNDNFLLGTWLESAKKLATNPSEMIQYEYNARTQVTMWYDTNITTQSKLHDYANKFWSGLLVDYYLPRASTYFDYMSKSLREKSEFQVDRWRQQWVFISISWQSNWKTGTKNYPIRAKGDSIAIAKVLYDKYFGQQLIK; encoded by the exons ATGTCCAGTTTGAATCTTCTTTTCTTCGTTTTAATTTTCACTGCATTGCCGCATCCATTTGTATCAAAACTAGAAGGAATAGATGTTTTACTTGACCGTTTGGATTCTAAACGGGTAAATTCATCAGTTCAAGAGTCAGCAGCTAAAGCTGTATTGCAGAGATTGCTACCTACCCATGTAAACAGCTTTCACTTCAAAATTGTCTCAAAG GATGTTTGTGGAGGATCCAGCTGCtttttaatagataattaCAAACGAACTAGCCAGAATGAGCCTGAAATAAC GATTAAAGGAACCACAGCAGTTGAAATTACATCTGGCCTCCATTGGTATATCAAGTATTGGTGTGGCGCTCATGTTTCATGGGAGAAGACTGGTGGCTTTCAGATTGCATCTGTTCCCAAGCCAGGATCACTTCCTCATGTAACAGATGGTGGTGTGAAGATTCAACGGCCAGTACCATGGAACTATTACCAAAATGTTGTTACATCCAGTT ACTCATACGTTTGGTGGGAGTGGGAGAGATGGGAAAAAGAGATAGACTGGATGGCTCTTCAAGGGATTAACCTGCCTTTGGCATTCAATGGGCAAGAAGCCATTTGGCAAAAAGTTTTTATG AACTTTAATGTTACTATGGAAGATTTGAATGATTTCTTCAGTGGACCTGCGTTCCTAGCTTGGGCCCGCATGGGAAACTTACATGG ATGGGGTGGGCCTTTAGCACAAAATTGGTTAAATCAACAACTAGTTTTGCAAAAGAAGATAGTATCTCGGATGCTAGAGCTGGGGATGACTCCAG TGCTGCCATCATTCGCTGGAAATGTTCCAGCAGCATTAAAGAAGATTTTTCCTTCAGCAAATATTACCAGACTTGGAGACTG GAACACTGTCGATCGTAATCCTCGATGGTGCTGTACTTACCTTCTTGATCCTACTGATCCATTGTTTGTTGAAATTGGAGAGGCTTTTATAAAGCAACAAATTGCAG AATATGGGGACGTGACTGACATCTACAACTG TGATACATTCAATGAAAATACTCCACCTACGAATGatacaaattatatttcatCACTTGGAGCTGCAGTGTATAAAGCCATGTCCGAGGGTGATAAAGATGCTGTGTGGTTAATGCAA GGCTGGCTCTTTTACTCAGACTCTGCTTTTTGGAAGCCACCACAAATGAAA GCACTCTTGCATTCTGTTCCACTTGGGAAAATGATAGTTCTTGATCTATTTGCCGAAGTCAAACCAATTTGGAGAACTTCCTCTCAGTTTTATGGTGCCCCCTATGTATG GTGTATGTTGCATAATTTTGGGggaaatattgaaatttatggcATATTAGATTCTATTGCTTCAGGTCCTGTTGATGCTCGTGTCAGTGAAAATTCAACAATG GTTGGTGTTGGCATGTGCATGGAGGGAATAGAGCAGAATCCAGTTGTTTATGAGTTAATGTCTGAAATGGCATTCCGCAATGAAAAAGTTCAAGTCTTG GAATGGCTAAAGACATATGCCCATAGGCGCTATGGTAAAGCAGTTCCTGAAGTTGAGGCTACTTGGGAAATTCTTTATCACACGGTTTACAATTGCACGGATGGAATTGCt gaCCACAACACAGATTTCATTGTTAAATTTCCAGATTGGGATCCATCACTACATTCTGGATCTGCCATATCAAAACGAGACCAGATGCATGCACTCCACGTCTTACCAGGACCCAGAAGATTCTTATCTGAAGAAAACTCTGACATGCCTCAGGCACATTTATGGTATTCTAATCAGGAGTTAATCAAGGGTTTAAAACTATTCTTGAATGCTGGTAATGCTCTAGCTGGAAGCGCCACATATAG ATATGACTTGGTTGACATAACAAGGCAGGCACTGTCAAAGCTAGCAAACCAAGTATACATGGATGCAGTGATTGCTTTTCAGCATAAGGATGCCAGTGCTTTTAATATTCATAGCCAAAAGTTTCTTCAGCTCATAAAGGATATTGATGAGCTACTTGCTTCCAATGACAATTTTCTTCTTGGAACATGGCTTGAAAGTGCAAAAAAATTGGCGACAAATCCTAGTGAAATGATTCAG TACGAGTACAACGCAAGGACACAAGTGACAATGTGGTATGACACCAACATTACTACACAGAGCAAGCTTCATGATTACG CAAACAAATTCTGGAGTGGATTATTAGTAGACTACTATCTTCCCCGAGCTTCTACGTATTTCGATTATATGTCTAAAAGCTTGAGAGAGAAGTCTGAATTCCAGGTGGACAGATGGAGGCAACAATGGGTCTTTATTTCAATCAGTTGGCAATCAAATTGGAAAACAGGTACGAAAAATTACCCAATAAGAGCCAAAGGAGATTCTATTGCTATTGCTAAAGTATtgtatgataaatattttggtCAGCAATTAATCAAGTGA
- the LOC102628553 gene encoding alpha-N-acetylglucosaminidase isoform X2, giving the protein MALQGINLPLAFNGQEAIWQKVFMNFNVTMEDLNDFFSGPAFLAWARMGNLHGWGGPLAQNWLNQQLVLQKKIVSRMLELGMTPVLPSFAGNVPAALKKIFPSANITRLGDWNTVDRNPRWCCTYLLDPTDPLFVEIGEAFIKQQIAEYGDVTDIYNCDTFNENTPPTNDTNYISSLGAAVYKAMSEGDKDAVWLMQGWLFYSDSAFWKPPQMKALLHSVPLGKMIVLDLFAEVKPIWRTSSQFYGAPYVWCMLHNFGGNIEIYGILDSIASGPVDARVSENSTMVGVGMCMEGIEQNPVVYELMSEMAFRNEKVQVLEWLKTYAHRRYGKAVPEVEATWEILYHTVYNCTDGIADHNTDFIVKFPDWDPSLHSGSAISKRDQMHALHVLPGPRRFLSEENSDMPQAHLWYSNQELIKGLKLFLNAGNALAGSATYRYDLVDITRQALSKLANQVYMDAVIAFQHKDASAFNIHSQKFLQLIKDIDELLASNDNFLLGTWLESAKKLATNPSEMIQYEYNARTQVTMWYDTNITTQSKLHDYANKFWSGLLVDYYLPRASTYFDYMSKSLREKSEFQVDRWRQQWVFISISWQSNWKTGTKNYPIRAKGDSIAIAKVLYDKYFGQQLIK; this is encoded by the exons ATGGCTCTTCAAGGGATTAACCTGCCTTTGGCATTCAATGGGCAAGAAGCCATTTGGCAAAAAGTTTTTATG AACTTTAATGTTACTATGGAAGATTTGAATGATTTCTTCAGTGGACCTGCGTTCCTAGCTTGGGCCCGCATGGGAAACTTACATGG ATGGGGTGGGCCTTTAGCACAAAATTGGTTAAATCAACAACTAGTTTTGCAAAAGAAGATAGTATCTCGGATGCTAGAGCTGGGGATGACTCCAG TGCTGCCATCATTCGCTGGAAATGTTCCAGCAGCATTAAAGAAGATTTTTCCTTCAGCAAATATTACCAGACTTGGAGACTG GAACACTGTCGATCGTAATCCTCGATGGTGCTGTACTTACCTTCTTGATCCTACTGATCCATTGTTTGTTGAAATTGGAGAGGCTTTTATAAAGCAACAAATTGCAG AATATGGGGACGTGACTGACATCTACAACTG TGATACATTCAATGAAAATACTCCACCTACGAATGatacaaattatatttcatCACTTGGAGCTGCAGTGTATAAAGCCATGTCCGAGGGTGATAAAGATGCTGTGTGGTTAATGCAA GGCTGGCTCTTTTACTCAGACTCTGCTTTTTGGAAGCCACCACAAATGAAA GCACTCTTGCATTCTGTTCCACTTGGGAAAATGATAGTTCTTGATCTATTTGCCGAAGTCAAACCAATTTGGAGAACTTCCTCTCAGTTTTATGGTGCCCCCTATGTATG GTGTATGTTGCATAATTTTGGGggaaatattgaaatttatggcATATTAGATTCTATTGCTTCAGGTCCTGTTGATGCTCGTGTCAGTGAAAATTCAACAATG GTTGGTGTTGGCATGTGCATGGAGGGAATAGAGCAGAATCCAGTTGTTTATGAGTTAATGTCTGAAATGGCATTCCGCAATGAAAAAGTTCAAGTCTTG GAATGGCTAAAGACATATGCCCATAGGCGCTATGGTAAAGCAGTTCCTGAAGTTGAGGCTACTTGGGAAATTCTTTATCACACGGTTTACAATTGCACGGATGGAATTGCt gaCCACAACACAGATTTCATTGTTAAATTTCCAGATTGGGATCCATCACTACATTCTGGATCTGCCATATCAAAACGAGACCAGATGCATGCACTCCACGTCTTACCAGGACCCAGAAGATTCTTATCTGAAGAAAACTCTGACATGCCTCAGGCACATTTATGGTATTCTAATCAGGAGTTAATCAAGGGTTTAAAACTATTCTTGAATGCTGGTAATGCTCTAGCTGGAAGCGCCACATATAG ATATGACTTGGTTGACATAACAAGGCAGGCACTGTCAAAGCTAGCAAACCAAGTATACATGGATGCAGTGATTGCTTTTCAGCATAAGGATGCCAGTGCTTTTAATATTCATAGCCAAAAGTTTCTTCAGCTCATAAAGGATATTGATGAGCTACTTGCTTCCAATGACAATTTTCTTCTTGGAACATGGCTTGAAAGTGCAAAAAAATTGGCGACAAATCCTAGTGAAATGATTCAG TACGAGTACAACGCAAGGACACAAGTGACAATGTGGTATGACACCAACATTACTACACAGAGCAAGCTTCATGATTACG CAAACAAATTCTGGAGTGGATTATTAGTAGACTACTATCTTCCCCGAGCTTCTACGTATTTCGATTATATGTCTAAAAGCTTGAGAGAGAAGTCTGAATTCCAGGTGGACAGATGGAGGCAACAATGGGTCTTTATTTCAATCAGTTGGCAATCAAATTGGAAAACAGGTACGAAAAATTACCCAATAAGAGCCAAAGGAGATTCTATTGCTATTGCTAAAGTATtgtatgataaatattttggtCAGCAATTAATCAAGTGA
- the LOC102628850 gene encoding polyamine oxidase 1 isoform X1, producing MDSTSRSSVIIIGAGVSGISAGKILAENGIEDILILEASDRIGGRVRNEKFGGVSVELGAGWIAGVGGKESNPVWELASKSGLRTCFSDYTNARYNIYDRSGKIIPSGVAADSYKKAVESAIANLKNLEATNSNIGEVIKAATELPSSPKTPLELAIDFILHDFEMAEVEPISTYVDFGEREFLVADERGYAHLLYKMAEEFLSTSDGKILDNRLKLNKVVRELQHSRNGVTVKTEDGCVYEANYVILSASIGVLQSDLISFKPPLPQKWKTEAIEKCDVMVYTKIFLKFPCKFWPCSPEKEFFIYAHERRGYYTFWQHMENAYPGSNILVVTLTNGESKRVEAQPDEETLKEAMEVLQDMFGPDIPNATDILVPRWWNNRFQRGSYSNYPIISDNQLVNSIRAPVGGIFFTGEHTSERFNGYVHGGYLAGIDTGKAVVEKIRKDNERNNSETQNFLLEPLLALTLTQTEAMSSLHKCDIPKQLYLSGKLGIPEAIL from the exons ATGGACTCAACTTCTCGCTCATCCGTCATCATCATCGGCGCCGGTGTCTCCG GAATTTCGGCTGGGAAGATTTTGGCGGAGAATGGAATAGAAGACATACTGATATTGGAAGCGTCGGATAGAATAGGCGGGAGAGTCCGTAACGAGAAATTCGGAGGCGTGTCGGTGGAGCTCGGTGCCGGTTGGATCGCCGGCGTTGGTGGCAAAGAGTCCAATCCGGTCTGGGAACTCGCCTCCAAATCCGGCCTCCGAACCTGCTTCTCCGACTATACCAATGCTCGTTATAATATCTATGATCGCag TGGGAAGATTATTCCGAGCGGAGTAGCGGCGGATTCGTACAAGAAGGCGGTGGAATCGGCGATTGCCAATCTTAAGAATTTAGAAGCTACTAACAGTAATATCGGTGAAGTTATTAAAGCTGCCACGGAACTGCCATC TTCGCCAAAGACACCCTTAGAGCTCGCTATTGACTTCATACTTCATGATTTTGAGATGGCAG AAGTTGAGCCAATATCGACGTATGTAGATTTTGGGGAGAGGGAGTTTTTGGTAGCCGATGAGAGAGGGTATGCTCATTTACTTTACAAAATGGCTGAAGAGTTTCTTTCTACTTCTGATGGCAAAATCTTGGATAATCGTCTCAAGCTCAACAAG GTTGTGAGGGAATTACAGCACTCGAGAAACGGCGTAACAGTGAAAACAGAGGATGGTTGCGTTTACGAAGCTAATTACGTGATTTTGTCAGCTAGCATTGGCGTTCTTCAAAGTGACCTCATTTCCTTCAAGCCCCCCTTGCCC cagaAATGGAAAACGGAAGCCATAGAGAAGTGTGATGTTATGGTGTACACAAAGATTTTTCTCAAGTTCCCGTGTAAGTTCTGGCCTTGTAGCcctgaaaaagaatttttcatcTATGCCCACGAGCGAAGAGGCTACTACACGTTTTGGCAG CACATGGAGAATGCGTACCCCGGTTCAAATATCCTAGTTGTGACGTTGACTAACGGCGAATCAAAACGTGTCGAGGCACAACCTGATGAAGAGACATTAAAAGAAGCTATGGAGGTTCTTCAGGACATGTTTGGGCCCGATATACCTAATGCCACTGATATTCTTGTGCCCCGTTGGTGGAACAATAGGTTCCAACGCGGCAGCTACAGCAATTACCCCATCATCTCTGATAATCAACTTGTTAATAGTATTAGG GCTCCCGTGGGAGGAATTTTCTTTACTGGTGAACATACAAGTGAAAGATTCAATGGTTACGTTCACGGTGGATATCTTGCAG GTATAGACACGGGAAAAGCTGtagttgaaaaaataaggaaggacaatgaaagaaataatagcGAGACTCAGAACTTTTTGTTGGAGCCATTGTTAGCATTGACTTTGACACAGACAGAAGCGATGTCAAGTCTTCATAAATGTGATATTCCTAAACAGTTATATCTTAGTGGCAAGCTTGGAATTCCAGAAGCAATATTATGA